A stretch of the Deltaproteobacteria bacterium genome encodes the following:
- a CDS encoding DUF2029 domain-containing protein, with protein sequence MSELYDFAAQQTFQMATLKLSADQFTPFNHPPHTVLLYAPFALASFEIGLMLWTVAGLAALAFAWNMLRWELAPLASYSTAALMLLSFCFYPTIAWFLANQNSALSFLLLTILFVRLRRGADLSAGVALGCLLYKPQLMIVPGFLLLLNGRWRALSGCLLTSALWIAVGCLLSLTATLDYLRVIPQIAQLPFLPSYPIAKLHNLYGFCILLFSGFLPVEVVKLLSVLLTLAGLALVYCCWRSSPWQPATRSWDFRMAATLALALVISPHLMFYDLMILLLPLTIVWSHYAQGTNSRALDGGRLLVWSALVYVAVFVGSYLSLGMLQIGPALGWPRFAVQISVPILIAWALLVRRLATESELA encoded by the coding sequence TTGAGTGAGTTATACGATTTCGCCGCCCAGCAAACCTTTCAGATGGCGACGCTCAAACTGAGCGCCGATCAGTTCACGCCCTTCAACCATCCGCCTCATACAGTTTTGCTCTACGCGCCGTTCGCGCTGGCGAGTTTCGAAATCGGCCTCATGCTGTGGACTGTCGCCGGCTTGGCGGCGTTGGCGTTCGCGTGGAACATGCTGCGTTGGGAATTGGCGCCGCTGGCTAGTTACTCGACGGCGGCGCTTATGCTGCTGAGTTTTTGTTTTTATCCGACGATCGCTTGGTTCCTCGCGAACCAGAACTCAGCGCTGTCGTTTCTTTTGTTGACGATTCTCTTTGTTCGCTTGCGCCGCGGCGCGGACTTGAGCGCCGGCGTTGCGCTCGGCTGTCTGCTCTACAAACCGCAGCTCATGATCGTGCCTGGGTTTCTACTTTTGCTCAACGGGCGTTGGCGCGCGCTTAGCGGTTGTCTGTTAACCTCGGCGCTGTGGATCGCTGTCGGTTGCTTGCTCAGTCTGACCGCCACATTGGATTACTTGCGCGTCATACCGCAGATCGCGCAGCTGCCGTTTCTGCCAAGCTATCCGATCGCCAAGCTGCATAATCTCTACGGCTTTTGCATTTTGCTGTTCAGCGGTTTCTTGCCGGTTGAAGTCGTCAAATTACTTTCCGTGTTGTTAACGCTCGCCGGCTTGGCGCTGGTTTATTGCTGCTGGCGTTCGTCGCCATGGCAGCCGGCAACGCGCTCTTGGGATTTCCGCATGGCGGCGACTTTGGCGTTGGCACTGGTGATCAGTCCGCACCTGATGTTTTACGATCTGATGATTTTGCTCTTGCCGCTGACCATCGTCTGGTCGCATTACGCGCAAGGTACCAACAGCCGCGCGCTGGATGGCGGTCGATTGCTGGTCTGGTCCGCTTTGGTCTACGTCGCGGTTTTCGTCGGCTCCTACTTAAGTTTGGGGATGTTGCAAATCGGTCCGGCGTTGGGCTGGCCGCGCTTTGCCGTGCAAATCAGCGTGCCGATCCTCAT
- a CDS encoding DUF853 family protein, translating into MIVGLPIGKGKALHLLLPRLANRHGLIAGATGTGKTVTLRVIAEHFSAIGVPVFMADVKGDLSGIARPGVDNPKIAERAAQIGLKDFSFAGYPTVFWDLYGEQGHPVRTTISDMGPLLLARLLNLNETQSGVLTLVFKIADDNGMLLLDLKDLRAMLQYVGDNAAQFKTQYGNVSAASIGAIQRGLLGLEEQGADKFFGEPALDLDDLMQTDGAGRGVINILNADKLIAAPKLYATFLLWLLSELFERLPEVGDPEKPKLVFFFDEAHLLFTDAPDALLEKIEQVIRLIRSKGVGVYFVTQNPLDVPDVVLGQLGNRVQHALRAFTPRDQKAVKAAAQTFRQNPDIDVESAITELAVGEALVSFLNDKGQPNVVDRAQIFPPQSQLPPLSAGERDTLIKQSSLFGHYEKVVDRESAYELLKARAPQAETGTAAAPSEWQSTAGKLLGAMATSAVRAIGSQVGREIIRGALGSIFGSTTRRRR; encoded by the coding sequence ATGATTGTAGGTTTGCCGATCGGCAAAGGAAAAGCGCTTCATTTACTCCTGCCACGTCTGGCCAATCGCCATGGGCTGATCGCCGGCGCCACCGGCACGGGCAAGACGGTGACCCTGCGGGTGATCGCCGAACACTTCAGTGCCATCGGCGTGCCGGTGTTCATGGCGGATGTCAAAGGCGATTTGTCGGGCATCGCCCGGCCGGGCGTCGACAACCCTAAGATCGCCGAGCGCGCCGCTCAGATCGGTTTGAAAGATTTCAGCTTCGCCGGTTACCCGACGGTGTTTTGGGATCTCTACGGCGAGCAGGGCCATCCGGTGCGCACGACCATCTCTGACATGGGGCCGCTACTGTTGGCGCGCTTGCTCAACCTCAATGAAACCCAGAGCGGCGTGCTGACGCTGGTTTTCAAAATCGCCGACGACAACGGCATGCTGCTGCTCGATTTGAAGGACCTGCGCGCCATGCTCCAGTATGTCGGCGACAACGCGGCGCAGTTCAAAACCCAATATGGCAACGTTTCGGCGGCGAGCATCGGCGCGATCCAACGCGGCTTGCTCGGTTTGGAAGAGCAGGGCGCCGACAAATTTTTTGGCGAACCGGCCCTCGATCTCGACGACCTGATGCAAACTGATGGCGCCGGCCGTGGCGTGATCAATATTCTTAACGCCGACAAATTGATCGCCGCGCCGAAGCTTTACGCGACGTTTTTGCTCTGGCTGCTCTCGGAACTGTTCGAGCGCTTGCCCGAGGTCGGCGATCCGGAGAAACCCAAGCTGGTATTTTTTTTCGATGAAGCTCATTTACTATTCACCGACGCGCCCGACGCGCTCTTGGAAAAAATCGAACAGGTGATCCGCTTGATTCGCTCCAAGGGCGTCGGGGTTTACTTCGTCACGCAAAATCCCCTCGACGTTCCCGATGTCGTGCTCGGCCAGTTGGGCAACCGCGTGCAACATGCTTTGCGCGCCTTCACGCCGCGGGATCAGAAGGCGGTGAAAGCGGCGGCGCAAACTTTTCGCCAGAATCCCGATATCGACGTCGAAAGCGCGATCACCGAACTGGCCGTCGGCGAAGCGCTGGTGTCGTTTCTCAACGACAAAGGCCAACCCAACGTGGTCGACCGCGCGCAGATCTTTCCGCCGCAAAGCCAACTGCCGCCCTTGAGCGCCGGCGAGCGGGACACCTTGATCAAACAATCGTCGCTCTTCGGCCACTACGAAAAAGTTGTCGACCGCGAATCGGCCTACGAACTGCTCAAAGCCCGCGCGCCGCAAGCGGAAACCGGAACGGCCGCGGCGCCAAGTGAATGGCAATCCACCGCCGGCAAGTTGCTCGGCGCCATGGCGACCAGCGCGGTGCGTGCCATCGGCAGCCAGGTGGGACGGGAAATCATTCGCGGCGCCTTAGGCTCGATATTCGGATCGACGACGCGCCGGCGGCGCTGA